One Caldisalinibacter kiritimatiensis genomic window carries:
- the nifS gene encoding cysteine desulfurase NifS, whose translation MNNIIYMDNAATTPVKKEVLDAMLPYFTEKYGNPSSIYNLGLKSRKAISEARQKVANCIGANENEIYFTSGGSEADNWAIKGVAYANKNKGNHIITSKIEHHAVLHTCEYLEKNGFEVTYLDVDEYGMINLEELKEAITDKTILITIMFANNEIGTIQPIKEIGKIAKEHGVYFHTDAVQAIGNVEIDVDELNIDLLSMSAHKIYGPKGVGALYIRRGVKTHRYVHGGAQERNRRAGTENVPGIVGFGKAIELAYENLEEHNKKLIRLRDKLINEVTEKINYVRLNGHPEKRLPGNVNFAFEFIEGESLLLSLDMEGIQASSGSACTSGSLDPSHVLLAIGLPHEIAHGSLRLSLGDFNTEEEVDYVVEKLIGIVDRLRQMSPLYENVKEEK comes from the coding sequence TTGAATAATATTATTTACATGGATAATGCAGCTACAACTCCAGTTAAAAAAGAAGTATTAGATGCAATGTTACCTTACTTTACAGAGAAATACGGAAATCCATCAAGTATATATAATCTAGGTTTAAAATCAAGAAAAGCTATAAGTGAAGCTAGACAAAAAGTTGCTAATTGTATAGGAGCTAATGAAAATGAAATATACTTTACAAGCGGAGGTTCTGAAGCAGATAATTGGGCTATTAAAGGTGTAGCATATGCTAATAAAAATAAAGGAAATCATATAATTACTAGTAAAATAGAACATCATGCAGTATTGCATACTTGTGAGTACCTAGAGAAAAACGGTTTCGAGGTAACTTATTTAGATGTTGACGAATATGGGATGATTAATTTAGAAGAATTAAAGGAAGCTATAACTGATAAAACAATTCTTATTACAATTATGTTTGCAAATAATGAAATAGGTACTATTCAACCAATTAAAGAAATAGGGAAAATAGCTAAAGAACACGGAGTTTATTTCCATACTGATGCTGTTCAAGCTATAGGTAATGTAGAGATAGATGTTGATGAGCTTAATATAGATTTACTTTCTATGTCTGCTCATAAAATATATGGCCCCAAAGGTGTGGGTGCATTATATATAAGAAGAGGAGTAAAAACTCATAGATATGTTCATGGTGGAGCGCAAGAAAGAAATAGAAGAGCAGGTACTGAAAATGTACCTGGAATAGTTGGATTTGGAAAAGCAATAGAATTAGCGTATGAGAATCTAGAAGAACACAATAAAAAGTTAATAAGACTAAGAGATAAGCTTATAAATGAAGTTACAGAAAAAATAAACTATGTTAGATTAAATGGACATCCTGAAAAAAGGTTACCAGGTAATGTAAATTTTGCATTCGAGTTTATAGAAGGAGAATCGTTGCTATTAAGTTTAGATATGGAAGGAATACAAGCATCTAGTGGTTCAGCTTGTACTTCAGGTTCATTAGATCCATCACATGTATTATTAGCTATAGGGTTACCACACGAGATAGCCCATGGTTCTTTAAGATTATCTTT
- a CDS encoding RrF2 family transcriptional regulator has product MRLSTKGRYGLKAMFELALHYGEGPIPLNNIAESQNISEHYLEQLIATLRRKGLVKSVRGAQGGYMLARAPEEITVGEVIRPLEGSIAPSECVIDDETVSCDKEDVCVTKTVWKRIRDSINEVIDSITLQDMIDDHRNI; this is encoded by the coding sequence ATGCGCTTATCAACGAAGGGACGATACGGATTAAAGGCAATGTTTGAACTGGCTTTACATTATGGAGAAGGTCCAATCCCTTTAAACAATATAGCAGAAAGTCAAAATATTTCTGAGCATTATTTAGAGCAATTGATAGCTACTTTAAGAAGAAAAGGTTTAGTAAAAAGCGTAAGAGGAGCACAAGGTGGTTATATGTTAGCCAGAGCACCTGAAGAAATAACAGTTGGAGAAGTAATAAGACCACTAGAAGGAAGTATTGCTCCATCTGAGTGTGTTATAGATGACGAAACAGTTAGTTGTGATAAAGAAGATGTATGTGTAACAAAAACAGTTTGGAAACGTATACGCGATAGTATTAATGAAGTAATAGATTCGATAACTTTACAAGATATGATTGATGACCATAGAAATATATAG
- a CDS encoding CAP domain-containing protein, producing the protein MIFLNKKKIIGLLVTFFVLLSSFNIVLADIVIDNNNYYNSYGYNINSYNKTKPYTSPTTKSYNTTQNNLAQSNESTNKSYNNTTSTTSVSTSDSYSNVKIYDPYNYNYGYNYHILPKSTKAVTINKTNNTTNEKSLNTENYTENNISENEKKLYEMINEERIKAGLKPLKIEEKLFKIAEIKSQDMYHNSYFSHTSPTFGNTSSLIRKEGIRYYSFGENIGRTYSVYRAHSGFMNSDGHRKNILNPKFTHVGIGIVGNYYTEVFIQKR; encoded by the coding sequence GTGATTTTTCTGAATAAGAAAAAAATAATCGGATTATTGGTAACATTTTTCGTCTTATTATCATCATTTAATATTGTTTTAGCTGATATAGTTATAGACAATAATAATTATTATAATTCATATGGATACAATATAAACAGTTATAATAAAACAAAACCTTATACCTCACCCACTACAAAATCTTATAACACAACGCAAAACAACCTAGCTCAATCAAATGAAAGCACAAATAAATCTTATAATAACACTACATCAACAACTTCTGTTTCTACGTCTGATTCTTATAGTAATGTAAAAATATATGACCCTTATAATTATAACTATGGTTACAACTACCATATTCTTCCAAAGTCAACTAAAGCTGTTACTATAAACAAAACCAATAATACAACTAACGAAAAAAGTTTAAATACAGAAAATTATACTGAAAATAATATATCTGAAAATGAAAAGAAATTATATGAAATGATAAACGAGGAAAGAATTAAAGCTGGTTTAAAGCCTTTAAAAATAGAAGAAAAACTTTTTAAAATAGCTGAAATTAAATCTCAAGATATGTACCACAATAGCTATTTTTCTCATACCTCACCTACTTTCGGAAACACATCTAGCCTTATCAGAAAAGAAGGAATTAGATATTATTCATTTGGAGAAAATATCGGCAGAACATATAGCGTTTATCGAGCTCACAGTGGTTTTATGAATTCTGATGGACATAGAAAAAATATATTAAACCCAAAGTTTACTCATGTAGGTATAGGAATTGTAGGAAACTATTACACTGAAGTATTCATTCAAAAAAGATAA